The following are encoded in a window of Nomia melanderi isolate GNS246 chromosome 6, iyNomMela1, whole genome shotgun sequence genomic DNA:
- the LOC116428041 gene encoding post-GPI attachment to proteins factor 6 isoform X1 — MSKKIVMLPICYFPRRYLMILQLHVLLLLLLFPAKECTMPEASQEGLLHSFKSYSDIAMFHYTVPKEVLRATWQFAAFMDRQDCPERNVHIYLQWGSYPVISVNNDTFPNDMYPERNQTIVVSAVTTFEPRNTAIVPVYGPESGDWYVGAYLSHWDEKVQQQGLGHKCHYSIGSVAIWTQTNSMENIPIGCQHTLRTRETTSYYKIYIPSGTWNFKLHIWGCNFTVYTSRNIHEPCIQSMALQGRSLPVFNHSEPSEIGNFTMLDSYTFTESSPYEDSYYYLMIISDSIIEVNVKVIASECPIRITEKSFVRQYLDAPSFSQALAQLHMKDLTKHHTHHGEDKSNNVSLYNEIDFRNQFHVSEESFNDPCVPRYQLARIKHLQTFSGVYLLQGKEWLTSWVMLTDDHPVITQFNILPLIDIGGTLDISVHLEMDKVVTKQLVRVILCIRRGRVPNRAKGNIICEDSRMLMNLSSFDKHDSSLLIPYPQPDVWYVALQATCYFNGRPVNCEMEEILVSLDIRTRQCVFPGNYPCGHHGICQEIHRDILYYTTCKCFEGYKGWGCTDATSANPESSLLMTTLMLTLSNGFFIPAIYLAVKRGLYAEGLVYMATMLFSSLYHACDQHVMTYCVAKYEVLQYSDFFSSILAFWVTLVAMAEIPTHFVSLCHMFGVLIIAFGVESNKTCLTSILVPLGMGVMIPMGSYVYRCYKLKKWKKPDRISKLLAGLLLATIGLLLFSLVETEANYQYVHSAWHMIIAISLVFLLPPSPTELTTSSGTSSFSDDSELLDYKDVHGSPVFTVTSGQENLVIASH, encoded by the exons ATGTCGAAAAAAATTGTCATGCTTCCGATATGTTATTTTCCGAGGCGATATCTTATGATTCTCCAGCTCCACGTTTTGTTGCTATTACTACTTTTCCCAG CCAAAGAATGTACTATGCCAGAAGCAAGTCAAGAGGGACTCCTACATTCATTTAAAAGTTATTCAGATATAGCAATGTTTCATTACACAGTTCCAAAAGAGGTGCTTAGAGCCACCTGGCAGTTCGCCGCATTTATGGATAGGCAAGATTGTCCAGAAAGAAATGTTCATAT ATATCTACAATGGGGCAGTTATCCTGTGATATCTGTAAATAATGATACATTCCCTAATGATATGTATCCCGAGCGTAATCAAACTATTGTAGTCTCTGCAGTCACAACATTTGAACCAAGAAATACTGCGATTGTGCCAGTTTACGGACCAGAGTCTGGAGATTGGTACGTGGGGGCTTATTTGTCTCATTGGGATGAGAAAGTTCAACAACAG gGACTTGGACACAAATGCCATTACAGCATAGGTTCTGTAGCTATATGGACACAAACTAATAGTATGGAAAACATACCTATTGGCTGTCAGCATACATTAAGAACAAGAGAAACTACTTCTTATTACAA AATATACATACCATCAGGAACATGGAATTTTAAACTTCACATTTGGGGGTGTAATTTTACTGTGTACACATCTCGTAACATACATGAACCTTGCATTCAAAGTATGGCCTTACAAGGACGCTCATTACCTGTTTTTAACCACTCTGAACCTAGTGAAATTGGAAACTTTACTATGTTAGATTCCTATACTTTCACAGAGTCTTCTCCTTATGAGGAtagctattattatttaatgattatttcagATAGTATCATTGAAGTGAACGTTAAAGTAATCGCCTCAG AATGTCCAATCAGAATAACAGAAAAGTCTTTTGTAAGGCAGTATTTAGATGCACCTTCATTTTCTCAAGCACTAGCTCAATTACATATGAAAGACTTAACAAAACATCATACTCATCATGGTGAAGACAAAAGTAATAATGTATCGTTgtataatgaaattgattttagaaatCAATTTCATGTGTCAGAAGAAAGTTTTAATGATCCGTGTGTTCCAAGATATCAACTTGCTAGGATTAAGCATTTGCAAACATTTTCTGGTGTTTACTTATTACAG GGTAAAGAATGGTTAACTTCTTGGGTGATGTTAACAGATGACCACCCagtaataacgcaattcaatatATTGCCATTAATCGATATTGGGGGTACACTTGATATTAGTGTACATTTAGAAATGGATAAA GTAGTAACAAAACAGCTAGTCAGAGTTATACTTTGTATACGGCGCGGTCGAGTTCCAAATAGAGCTAAGGGTAATATTATATGCGAGGATTCAAGAATGTTAATGAATTTATCATCATTCGACAAACATGATTCAAGTTTATTAATACCATATCCACAGCCAGATGTTTGGTATGTTGCTTTACAAGCAACATGTTATTTTAATGG aCGCCCCGTAAATTgtgaaatggaagaaatttTAGTATCGTTGGATATACGAACTAGACAATGTGTATTTCCCGGAAATTATCCATGTGGTCATCACGGAATTTGTCAAGAAATTCACAGAgatattctttattatacaaCGTGCAAATGTTTTGAAG gATACAAGGGATGGGGCTGTACCGATGCGACTAGTGCGAATCCAGAGTCTTCTCTTCTCATGACAACACTGATGCTCACTTTAAGTAATGGTTTTTTCATACCTGCAATATATTTAGCTGTTAAGCGTGGATTATATGCGGAAGGATTAGTCTATATGGCAACTATGCTTTTTTCATCTCTGTACCATGCTTGTGATCAACATGTAATGACATATTGCGTAGCTAAATATGAA GTTCTGCAATATAGTGACTTCTTTTCAAGTATATTAGCATTTTGGGTAACCCTTGTTGCGATGGCTGAAATTCCAACTCATTTTGTGTCATTGTGCCATATGTTTGGGGTTCTTATAATAGCTTTTGGGGTGGAATCTAATAAAACATGCCTAACTAGTATATTAGTACCGTTAGGAATGGGTGTTATGATTCCG ATGGGATCATATGTTTATCGTTGTTATAAGTTGAAGAAGTGGAAAAAGCCTGACAGAATTTCAAAGTTATTAGCAGGATTGCTATTGGCAACAATAGGTTTGCTGCTATTTTCTTTAGTTGAAACAGAGGCTAATTATCAA TATGTTCATAGTGCGTGGCATATGATAATAGCAATTTCATTGGTATTTTTGTTACCGCCATCGCCAACGGAACTAACTACTTCTTCAGGCACCAGCTCCTTCAGCGACGATAGCGAATTACTTGATTATAAAGACGTACACGGGAGTCCAGTTTTTACGGTGACTTCTGGCCAAGAAAATTTGGTTATTGCGTCGCACTGA
- the LOC116428041 gene encoding transmembrane protein 8B isoform X2: MYRYLQWGSYPVISVNNDTFPNDMYPERNQTIVVSAVTTFEPRNTAIVPVYGPESGDWYVGAYLSHWDEKVQQQGLGHKCHYSIGSVAIWTQTNSMENIPIGCQHTLRTRETTSYYKIYIPSGTWNFKLHIWGCNFTVYTSRNIHEPCIQSMALQGRSLPVFNHSEPSEIGNFTMLDSYTFTESSPYEDSYYYLMIISDSIIEVNVKVIASECPIRITEKSFVRQYLDAPSFSQALAQLHMKDLTKHHTHHGEDKSNNVSLYNEIDFRNQFHVSEESFNDPCVPRYQLARIKHLQTFSGVYLLQGKEWLTSWVMLTDDHPVITQFNILPLIDIGGTLDISVHLEMDKVVTKQLVRVILCIRRGRVPNRAKGNIICEDSRMLMNLSSFDKHDSSLLIPYPQPDVWYVALQATCYFNGRPVNCEMEEILVSLDIRTRQCVFPGNYPCGHHGICQEIHRDILYYTTCKCFEGYKGWGCTDATSANPESSLLMTTLMLTLSNGFFIPAIYLAVKRGLYAEGLVYMATMLFSSLYHACDQHVMTYCVAKYEVLQYSDFFSSILAFWVTLVAMAEIPTHFVSLCHMFGVLIIAFGVESNKTCLTSILVPLGMGVMIPMGSYVYRCYKLKKWKKPDRISKLLAGLLLATIGLLLFSLVETEANYQYVHSAWHMIIAISLVFLLPPSPTELTTSSGTSSFSDDSELLDYKDVHGSPVFTVTSGQENLVIASH, from the exons ATGTACAGATATCTACAATGGGGCAGTTATCCTGTGATATCTGTAAATAATGATACATTCCCTAATGATATGTATCCCGAGCGTAATCAAACTATTGTAGTCTCTGCAGTCACAACATTTGAACCAAGAAATACTGCGATTGTGCCAGTTTACGGACCAGAGTCTGGAGATTGGTACGTGGGGGCTTATTTGTCTCATTGGGATGAGAAAGTTCAACAACAG gGACTTGGACACAAATGCCATTACAGCATAGGTTCTGTAGCTATATGGACACAAACTAATAGTATGGAAAACATACCTATTGGCTGTCAGCATACATTAAGAACAAGAGAAACTACTTCTTATTACAA AATATACATACCATCAGGAACATGGAATTTTAAACTTCACATTTGGGGGTGTAATTTTACTGTGTACACATCTCGTAACATACATGAACCTTGCATTCAAAGTATGGCCTTACAAGGACGCTCATTACCTGTTTTTAACCACTCTGAACCTAGTGAAATTGGAAACTTTACTATGTTAGATTCCTATACTTTCACAGAGTCTTCTCCTTATGAGGAtagctattattatttaatgattatttcagATAGTATCATTGAAGTGAACGTTAAAGTAATCGCCTCAG AATGTCCAATCAGAATAACAGAAAAGTCTTTTGTAAGGCAGTATTTAGATGCACCTTCATTTTCTCAAGCACTAGCTCAATTACATATGAAAGACTTAACAAAACATCATACTCATCATGGTGAAGACAAAAGTAATAATGTATCGTTgtataatgaaattgattttagaaatCAATTTCATGTGTCAGAAGAAAGTTTTAATGATCCGTGTGTTCCAAGATATCAACTTGCTAGGATTAAGCATTTGCAAACATTTTCTGGTGTTTACTTATTACAG GGTAAAGAATGGTTAACTTCTTGGGTGATGTTAACAGATGACCACCCagtaataacgcaattcaatatATTGCCATTAATCGATATTGGGGGTACACTTGATATTAGTGTACATTTAGAAATGGATAAA GTAGTAACAAAACAGCTAGTCAGAGTTATACTTTGTATACGGCGCGGTCGAGTTCCAAATAGAGCTAAGGGTAATATTATATGCGAGGATTCAAGAATGTTAATGAATTTATCATCATTCGACAAACATGATTCAAGTTTATTAATACCATATCCACAGCCAGATGTTTGGTATGTTGCTTTACAAGCAACATGTTATTTTAATGG aCGCCCCGTAAATTgtgaaatggaagaaatttTAGTATCGTTGGATATACGAACTAGACAATGTGTATTTCCCGGAAATTATCCATGTGGTCATCACGGAATTTGTCAAGAAATTCACAGAgatattctttattatacaaCGTGCAAATGTTTTGAAG gATACAAGGGATGGGGCTGTACCGATGCGACTAGTGCGAATCCAGAGTCTTCTCTTCTCATGACAACACTGATGCTCACTTTAAGTAATGGTTTTTTCATACCTGCAATATATTTAGCTGTTAAGCGTGGATTATATGCGGAAGGATTAGTCTATATGGCAACTATGCTTTTTTCATCTCTGTACCATGCTTGTGATCAACATGTAATGACATATTGCGTAGCTAAATATGAA GTTCTGCAATATAGTGACTTCTTTTCAAGTATATTAGCATTTTGGGTAACCCTTGTTGCGATGGCTGAAATTCCAACTCATTTTGTGTCATTGTGCCATATGTTTGGGGTTCTTATAATAGCTTTTGGGGTGGAATCTAATAAAACATGCCTAACTAGTATATTAGTACCGTTAGGAATGGGTGTTATGATTCCG ATGGGATCATATGTTTATCGTTGTTATAAGTTGAAGAAGTGGAAAAAGCCTGACAGAATTTCAAAGTTATTAGCAGGATTGCTATTGGCAACAATAGGTTTGCTGCTATTTTCTTTAGTTGAAACAGAGGCTAATTATCAA TATGTTCATAGTGCGTGGCATATGATAATAGCAATTTCATTGGTATTTTTGTTACCGCCATCGCCAACGGAACTAACTACTTCTTCAGGCACCAGCTCCTTCAGCGACGATAGCGAATTACTTGATTATAAAGACGTACACGGGAGTCCAGTTTTTACGGTGACTTCTGGCCAAGAAAATTTGGTTATTGCGTCGCACTGA
- the LOC116428044 gene encoding uncharacterized protein LOC116428044 isoform X1: MLSPITNKNRETSDTPLTYSKNYLKPPSRKLWQKKNLKNEKFLDPRIAEEETWDRIDSPQFVDFSDLPSRGDSFFNKTRVIVSTPKPNSKYEDSVNPYDDNTMIESLKNFSLSGIYNVSPRKENIAKTGREETEEVSELNDTVIKVVTTKPEVRNEGKHPREKREQENKTERLKKTQTSRKMIQPWKKQPFVPCLRRKDPIKPKDPPLQTMIRAEQRKRFDATLKEREMQREERKRMQQMAAKKMEEEKQIALLRKQIVHKAQPIRKYRMGLPEVTKRPLTNPVSPLTLKRRRMGTENVM; encoded by the exons ATGTTATCACCGATAACGAACAAAAATCGCGAAACGTCCGACACGCCGTTGACGTACTCGAAGAATTACCTGAAACCGCCCTCGCGGAAACTGTGGCAgaagaagaatttgaaaaacgaGAAGTTTCTCGATCCCAGGATCGCGGAGGAAGAGACCTGGGATCGGATCGATTCCCCGCAGTTCGTTGACTTTTCTGATCTGCCGTCGAGGGGTGACTCGTTTTTCA ATAAAACCAGGGTGATCGTGAGCACTCCGAAGCCGAATTCCAAATACGAAGATTCTGTGAACCCATACGACGACAACACGATGATCGA ATCCCtgaaaaatttctcgttatCCGGGATATATAATGTTTCACCTAGAAAAGAGAATATCGCTAAGACTGGAAGGGAAGAGACCGAGGAAGTGTCCGAGCTCAATGACACCGTGATCAAAGTG GTGACGACAAAACCGGAAGTACGTAACGAAGGAAAACATCCGCGAGAGAAACGTGAGCAAGAGAATAAGACAGAACGTCTCAAGAAG ACGCAAACTTCTCGTAAAATGATTCAGCCTTGGAAGAAACAACCCTTCGTGCCGTGTCTGAGGAGGAAAGATCCGATAAAACCAAAAGATCCGCCCCTCCAAACGATGATTCGAGCGGAACAGAGGAAACGGTTTGATGCGACATTGAAAGAACGCGAAATGCAACGAGAAGAACGCAAACGAATG cAGCAGATGGCCGCTAAGAAGATGGAGGAGGAGAAACAGATCGCGTTATTAAGGAAACAGATCGTTCACAAGGCGCAACCGATTCGTAAATACAGAATGGGTTTACCAGAAGTTACAAAACGACCATTAACTAATCCCGTGAGCCCGTTAACGCTGAAACGTCGTCGAATGGGTACTGAAAATGTAATGTAA
- the LOC116428044 gene encoding uncharacterized protein LOC116428044 isoform X2, whose translation MLSPITNKNRETSDTPLTYSKNYLKPPSRKLWQKKNLKNEKFLDPRIAEEETWDRIDSPQFVDFSDLPSRGDSFFNKTRVIVSTPKPNSKYEDSVNPYDDNTMIESLKNFSLSGIYNVSPRKENIAKTGREETEEVSELNDTVIKVVTTKPEVRNEGKHPREKREQENKTERLKKTQTSRKMIQPWKKQPFVPCLRRKDPIKPKDPPLQTMIRAEQRKRFDATLKEREMQREERKRMQMAAKKMEEEKQIALLRKQIVHKAQPIRKYRMGLPEVTKRPLTNPVSPLTLKRRRMGTENVM comes from the exons ATGTTATCACCGATAACGAACAAAAATCGCGAAACGTCCGACACGCCGTTGACGTACTCGAAGAATTACCTGAAACCGCCCTCGCGGAAACTGTGGCAgaagaagaatttgaaaaacgaGAAGTTTCTCGATCCCAGGATCGCGGAGGAAGAGACCTGGGATCGGATCGATTCCCCGCAGTTCGTTGACTTTTCTGATCTGCCGTCGAGGGGTGACTCGTTTTTCA ATAAAACCAGGGTGATCGTGAGCACTCCGAAGCCGAATTCCAAATACGAAGATTCTGTGAACCCATACGACGACAACACGATGATCGA ATCCCtgaaaaatttctcgttatCCGGGATATATAATGTTTCACCTAGAAAAGAGAATATCGCTAAGACTGGAAGGGAAGAGACCGAGGAAGTGTCCGAGCTCAATGACACCGTGATCAAAGTG GTGACGACAAAACCGGAAGTACGTAACGAAGGAAAACATCCGCGAGAGAAACGTGAGCAAGAGAATAAGACAGAACGTCTCAAGAAG ACGCAAACTTCTCGTAAAATGATTCAGCCTTGGAAGAAACAACCCTTCGTGCCGTGTCTGAGGAGGAAAGATCCGATAAAACCAAAAGATCCGCCCCTCCAAACGATGATTCGAGCGGAACAGAGGAAACGGTTTGATGCGACATTGAAAGAACGCGAAATGCAACGAGAAGAACGCAAACGAATG CAGATGGCCGCTAAGAAGATGGAGGAGGAGAAACAGATCGCGTTATTAAGGAAACAGATCGTTCACAAGGCGCAACCGATTCGTAAATACAGAATGGGTTTACCAGAAGTTACAAAACGACCATTAACTAATCCCGTGAGCCCGTTAACGCTGAAACGTCGTCGAATGGGTACTGAAAATGTAATGTAA